A stretch of Mesorhizobium sp. M2A.F.Ca.ET.046.03.2.1 DNA encodes these proteins:
- a CDS encoding fumarylacetoacetate hydrolase family protein yields MPEFILPPPATASVAIAGSVERFAVRRIFCVGRNYAAHARELGNDERDPPFFFTKPADAVVDSGAEISYPPLTANLHHEIELVVAIGKAGFRIPRADALAHVWGYGVGVDLTRRDLQDQAKKAARPWDWSKAFDQSAPCGPLVPAATSGHPDKGRIWLAVNGAVKQDGDLAELIWPIADIVSICSEAVELRPGDLIFTGTPAGVGPVQAGDRITGGVDGIGTVEVAIGQPRR; encoded by the coding sequence ATGCCAGAATTCATCCTTCCGCCGCCAGCAACCGCCTCGGTCGCTATTGCCGGCTCCGTGGAACGGTTTGCCGTGCGCCGCATCTTCTGCGTCGGCCGCAACTATGCGGCGCATGCGCGTGAGCTCGGCAACGACGAGCGCGATCCGCCCTTCTTCTTCACCAAGCCGGCCGATGCGGTTGTCGACAGCGGCGCCGAGATCTCCTACCCGCCGCTGACCGCGAATCTGCATCACGAGATCGAGCTGGTCGTCGCCATCGGCAAGGCCGGCTTCCGCATTCCGCGCGCCGATGCGCTCGCTCATGTCTGGGGCTACGGCGTCGGCGTCGACCTGACCCGCCGCGACCTGCAGGATCAGGCGAAGAAAGCGGCACGTCCGTGGGACTGGTCGAAGGCCTTCGACCAGTCCGCGCCTTGCGGTCCGCTGGTTCCGGCCGCGACATCAGGACATCCGGACAAAGGCCGCATCTGGCTTGCCGTCAACGGCGCGGTGAAACAGGACGGCGATCTTGCCGAGCTTATCTGGCCGATCGCCGACATCGTCTCGATCTGCAGCGAGGCGGTCGAGCTTCGCCCGGGCGACCTGATCTTCACCGGCACGCCGGCCGGCGTCGGTCCGGTTCAGGCCGGAGACAGGATCACCGGCGGGGTCGACGGCATCGGCACGGTCGAGGTGGCCATCGGACAACCGAGGCGATGA
- a CDS encoding response regulator transcription factor has translation MSSVSDRARFLIIDDHPLFREALHSAVQMAYPDVDTVEARSITEAIELLADAKPFDLAMLDLSMPDVHGFEGLLQLRTRYPRLPVVIVSGYEEPKIISEALSYGAAGFIPKSARKSDLAAAIRSVMDGAVYVPENYEGQPPDPDSTDRADMVQRLARLTPQQLRVLQMLRQGMLNKQIAYELQVGETTVKAHVSEILRKLNVYSRTQAVIEVSKLDNAELFRDQAGF, from the coding sequence ATGAGCTCCGTCAGCGACCGCGCCCGCTTCCTGATCATCGACGACCACCCGCTGTTTCGCGAGGCGCTGCACAGCGCTGTGCAGATGGCCTATCCGGACGTCGACACGGTCGAGGCGCGCTCGATCACGGAGGCCATCGAACTCCTCGCCGACGCCAAGCCGTTCGATCTTGCGATGCTCGATTTGAGCATGCCCGACGTGCATGGCTTCGAGGGGCTGTTGCAGCTGAGGACCCGCTACCCGCGGCTGCCGGTGGTGATTGTCTCAGGCTATGAGGAACCGAAGATCATTTCGGAGGCGTTGTCCTACGGCGCGGCCGGCTTCATCCCGAAATCGGCCAGGAAGAGCGATCTCGCCGCCGCCATCCGCTCGGTGATGGACGGCGCCGTCTATGTGCCGGAAAATTACGAGGGCCAGCCGCCCGACCCCGACAGCACCGACCGCGCCGATATGGTGCAGCGCCTGGCGAGGCTGACGCCGCAGCAGCTCAGGGTGCTGCAGATGCTGCGCCAGGGCATGCTCAACAAGCAGATCGCCTACGAGCTGCAGGTGGGCGAGACGACGGTGAAGGCGCATGTCTCGGAGATCTTGCGCAAGCTCAATGTCTACAGCCGCACGCAGGCGGTGATCGAGGTGTCGAAGCTGGATAATGCGGAGTTGTTTCGGGATCAGGCGGGGTTTTGA
- a CDS encoding hybrid sensor histidine kinase/response regulator, with amino-acid sequence MPLRDIDDVDRLKKINAALVSRVERSMDQQGNAFSLFQTAISLENRVRNRTEELHATLRRLEQSNIELSAAKENAELANLSKTRFLAAASHDVLQPLNAAHLSVSALAEVQTSEEGRKLVRQVERSLETMEDLLRTLLDISKLDAGVVQPEIGDVSLETLFSSLRSDFQPEAEKKGLSLKFRPVNVVVRSDRTLLRRILQNILSNALRYTRSGGVLVGTRHRGDTIRIDVADTGCGIAEDQREAVFEEFHRGTSTLADGGLAGGLGLGLAIVRRMAAALGHPVTFSSRVGRGTIFHIDVPIGMAAAEPATGIADMDRPRGYGLFGTKVLLVENDADVLSAMTSLLERWQCLVRAATSTDDALDLLGDTDWVPDIIIADQHLDGGDLGTATIAEVRDYLGRSVPALIVTADGSEHVAKATRAAGIELMRKPLKPAQLRALLAHLLA; translated from the coding sequence ATGCCGCTGCGCGACATCGACGACGTCGACAGGCTGAAGAAGATCAACGCGGCGCTTGTCAGCCGCGTCGAGCGCTCGATGGACCAGCAGGGCAACGCCTTCTCGCTGTTCCAGACCGCCATCTCGCTGGAAAACCGGGTGCGCAACCGCACCGAGGAATTGCACGCGACGCTACGCCGGCTCGAGCAATCGAACATCGAGCTCAGCGCGGCGAAGGAAAACGCCGAACTGGCGAACCTCTCCAAGACCAGGTTCCTCGCCGCCGCCAGCCACGACGTGCTGCAGCCGCTCAACGCCGCGCATCTGTCGGTCTCGGCGCTGGCCGAGGTCCAGACCAGCGAGGAAGGCAGGAAGCTGGTGCGCCAGGTCGAGCGCTCGCTGGAGACGATGGAAGACCTGCTGCGCACGCTGCTCGACATCTCCAAGCTCGACGCCGGCGTGGTGCAGCCTGAGATCGGCGACGTCAGCCTGGAGACGCTGTTTTCCTCGCTGCGCTCGGATTTCCAGCCCGAGGCTGAGAAGAAAGGCCTGTCGCTGAAGTTCCGGCCGGTCAATGTCGTGGTGCGCTCCGACCGCACCCTGCTCAGGCGCATCCTGCAGAACATCCTCTCCAACGCGCTGCGCTACACCCGCTCCGGCGGCGTGCTGGTCGGAACCAGGCATCGCGGCGACACCATCCGCATCGACGTCGCCGACACCGGCTGCGGCATTGCCGAGGACCAGCGCGAAGCGGTGTTCGAGGAGTTCCACCGCGGCACCTCGACACTTGCCGACGGCGGATTGGCCGGCGGGCTGGGGCTGGGCCTCGCCATCGTGCGCCGCATGGCGGCTGCCCTTGGCCACCCCGTCACCTTTTCCTCGAGGGTCGGGCGCGGTACCATCTTCCACATCGACGTGCCGATCGGCATGGCGGCCGCCGAACCGGCGACAGGCATCGCCGACATGGACCGTCCGCGCGGCTACGGCCTCTTCGGCACCAAGGTCCTGCTGGTCGAGAACGACGCCGACGTGCTCTCCGCCATGACCTCGCTGCTCGAACGCTGGCAGTGCCTGGTGCGCGCCGCGACCTCGACCGACGACGCGCTCGATCTTCTGGGCGACACCGATTGGGTGCCCGACATCATCATCGCCGACCAGCATCTCGACGGCGGCGACCTCGGCACCGCCACCATAGCCGAAGTCCGCGACTATCTCGGCCGTTCGGTGCCGGCGCTGATCGTCACCGCCGATGGGTCAGAGCACGTCGCCAAGGCGACCCGCGCCGCCGGCATCGAGCTGATGCGCAAGCCGCTGAAGCCTGCGCAGCTAAGAGCGCTGCTGGCGCATTTGCTGGCTTAG
- a CDS encoding FIST N-terminal domain-containing protein, with protein sequence MRRRQLASSSTRYASGLSALTTDEPDPNAFARAIAAEAAIVDAGFALLFFSQGLVDAAALAQALKAYAPSLAYAGCSTAGEITPQGLEEGHILALLLPSASFSTVSVMVENLSSSSMDSITGEVAALRRLLRERIGHDRSNQFFALCFIDGLSYAEEAVTSAIHWGLDDVPLIGGSAGDDLKFETTRLMANGRVASDSAVIVLVATEIPFHVFKTDNFIPTDEKLVVTASDPDHRIVREFNAANAAEEYATSVGILPQTLTPLSFASHPVVVKVGGEYYCRSIQRMHPDGSLSFFCAIDDGIVLSIAQPKNMVESTRTAFEDVEHKLGGIDMILGFDCVLRRLDARNRQVFRDISELYRTNKVIGFGTYGEQYRSMHLNQTFTGIAFGERQAAE encoded by the coding sequence TTGCGGAGAAGGCAGCTGGCCAGTTCGAGCACACGCTATGCATCGGGCCTATCGGCGCTCACCACGGATGAGCCCGACCCGAATGCCTTTGCCCGGGCCATCGCGGCCGAAGCGGCGATCGTCGACGCCGGTTTCGCGCTTCTGTTCTTCTCCCAAGGCCTTGTCGACGCGGCGGCGCTGGCGCAGGCGCTGAAAGCATACGCGCCCTCGCTCGCCTATGCCGGCTGCTCGACCGCCGGCGAGATCACGCCGCAGGGACTGGAGGAAGGGCATATCCTTGCCCTGCTTTTGCCTTCGGCGTCGTTTTCAACCGTCTCCGTCATGGTCGAAAACCTCTCTTCGTCCAGCATGGACAGTATCACCGGCGAGGTCGCGGCGTTGCGGCGCCTGCTGCGCGAGCGCATCGGCCACGACCGCTCGAACCAGTTTTTCGCGCTCTGTTTCATCGACGGGCTGTCCTATGCCGAGGAAGCGGTGACCTCGGCCATCCACTGGGGACTGGACGACGTCCCGCTGATCGGCGGCTCGGCCGGCGACGACCTCAAATTCGAGACGACCAGGCTGATGGCCAATGGCAGGGTCGCCTCCGATAGCGCCGTCATCGTGCTGGTTGCGACCGAAATTCCTTTCCACGTCTTCAAGACCGACAATTTCATCCCGACCGACGAGAAGCTGGTGGTGACGGCGTCCGACCCCGACCATCGCATAGTGCGCGAATTCAACGCCGCCAACGCGGCCGAGGAATACGCAACCTCCGTCGGCATCCTGCCGCAGACGCTGACGCCGCTGAGCTTTGCCTCGCACCCCGTCGTGGTGAAGGTCGGCGGCGAATATTATTGCCGATCGATCCAGCGCATGCATCCTGACGGCTCACTGTCCTTCTTCTGCGCCATCGACGACGGTATCGTGCTTTCCATCGCCCAGCCGAAGAACATGGTGGAATCGACACGCACCGCTTTCGAGGATGTCGAGCACAAGCTCGGCGGGATAGATATGATCCTGGGCTTCGACTGCGTGCTGCGCCGGCTCGATGCGCGCAACCGCCAGGTCTTCCGCGACATTTCCGAGCTCTACCGGACCAACAAGGTCATCGGGTTCGGCACCTATGGCGAGCAGTACCGCTCGATGCATCTCAACCAGACCTTCACCGGCATCGCCTTCGGCGAGCGCCAGGCGGCCGAGTGA
- a CDS encoding (2Fe-2S)-binding protein, translating to MSDVSLTVNGKRVSGSAEDRTLLVHFLREHLGLTGTHVGCDTSQCGACVVHVDGRAVKSCTMLAVQASGSTIVTIEGLADGAELHPVQAAFKEHHGLQCGFCTPGMIMTATDMIARHPEGLDEATVRAELEGNICRCTGYHNIVKAILAASQAMAKGAKGKAKQAA from the coding sequence ATGTCGGACGTGTCCTTGACTGTGAATGGGAAACGGGTCAGCGGGAGCGCCGAAGACCGAACGTTGCTGGTGCATTTCCTGCGGGAGCATCTGGGTCTCACCGGAACGCATGTCGGTTGCGATACGTCGCAATGCGGCGCCTGCGTGGTGCATGTCGACGGCCGGGCGGTGAAATCCTGCACAATGCTGGCCGTTCAGGCCTCAGGCTCGACCATTGTCACCATCGAAGGGCTGGCCGACGGCGCCGAGTTGCATCCGGTCCAGGCCGCGTTCAAGGAGCATCACGGCCTACAATGCGGCTTCTGCACGCCAGGCATGATCATGACGGCGACCGACATGATCGCGCGCCATCCGGAGGGTCTGGACGAGGCGACGGTGCGCGCCGAGCTCGAAGGCAACATCTGCCGCTGCACGGGCTACCACAACATCGTGAAGGCGATCCTCGCCGCATCGCAAGCGATGGCGAAGGGCGCCAAGGGCAAGGCGAAGCAGGCAGCGTGA
- a CDS encoding xanthine dehydrogenase family protein molybdopterin-binding subunit, whose amino-acid sequence MGIEGVGARVARKEDKRFITGGGRYVDDMVVPGMKHAVFVRSPHAHAQIKKIDVKKAQAMPGVVGVLTGKELKADGIGNLICGWMIHSKDGTPMKMGAWSPLAVDKVRYVGDAVVIVVADTKGQARDAAEAVEITYKELKAVVEATKAIQPGAPQVHAEAENNLIFDWELGDGKATDAAIKSAAHVTRMKIVNNRLVPNAMEPRAALGHYDKAEDHYTCWTTSQNPHVARLVMSAFYNVAPENKLRVIAPDVGGGFGSKIYIYPEEIVCLWASKKTGVPVKWVADRTESFLADAHGRDHVSTVEMAFDKDNRITALKVDTIANLGAYMSLFSSCVPTYLYATLLSGQYNIPAIHANVRAVYTNTAPVDAYRGAGRPEATYVLERMMETAARELGVSPAELRRRNFITSFPHQTPVIMAYDAGDYNASLDAAMKAADYAGFTRRKADAAKQGKLRGIGMSCYIEACGLAPSSAVGSLGAGVGLWESAEVRVNAVGTIEVLTGSHSHGQGHETTFAQLVTQRFGVPIDSVSIVHGDTDKVQMGMGTYGSRSGAVGMSAIVKALDKVEAKAKKIAAHLLEADEGDIVIENGEVKVAGTDKSLPWFQVALASYTAHNLPAGMEPGLKETAFYDPSNFTFPAGCYICEVEIDPETGLTEIIQFVAADDFGNIINPMIVEGQVHGGIAQGVGQALLEGAHYDGSGQLLTASYMDYTMPRADDLPSFKVSTSNTPCPGNPLGVKGCGEAGAIGSPPAVINAITDALGVDDIPMPASPATVWATIRATKH is encoded by the coding sequence ATGGGTATCGAAGGCGTCGGCGCCCGCGTGGCGCGCAAGGAAGACAAGAGGTTCATCACCGGCGGCGGCCGCTATGTCGACGACATGGTGGTTCCCGGCATGAAGCATGCCGTGTTCGTGCGCAGCCCGCACGCGCATGCGCAGATCAAGAAGATCGACGTGAAGAAGGCGCAAGCGATGCCAGGCGTCGTCGGCGTGCTCACCGGCAAGGAGCTCAAGGCCGACGGCATCGGCAATCTGATCTGCGGCTGGATGATCCACTCCAAGGACGGCACGCCGATGAAGATGGGCGCCTGGTCGCCGCTTGCGGTCGATAAGGTGCGCTATGTCGGTGACGCCGTCGTCATCGTCGTCGCCGACACCAAGGGCCAGGCGCGCGACGCGGCGGAAGCGGTCGAGATCACCTACAAGGAACTGAAGGCGGTGGTCGAGGCGACCAAGGCCATCCAGCCCGGCGCACCGCAGGTCCATGCCGAAGCGGAGAACAACCTGATCTTCGACTGGGAGCTCGGCGACGGCAAGGCGACCGACGCGGCGATCAAGTCGGCGGCCCATGTCACGCGCATGAAAATCGTGAACAACAGGCTGGTGCCGAATGCGATGGAGCCGCGCGCGGCCCTCGGGCATTACGACAAGGCGGAGGACCACTATACCTGCTGGACGACGTCGCAGAACCCGCATGTCGCGCGGCTGGTGATGAGCGCCTTCTACAACGTCGCGCCGGAAAACAAGCTGCGGGTGATCGCACCCGATGTCGGCGGCGGCTTCGGCTCCAAGATCTACATCTATCCGGAAGAGATCGTTTGCCTGTGGGCATCGAAGAAGACCGGCGTCCCGGTCAAATGGGTGGCCGACCGCACCGAGAGCTTCCTGGCGGACGCGCATGGCCGCGACCATGTCTCGACGGTGGAGATGGCCTTCGACAAGGACAACCGCATCACCGCCCTGAAGGTCGACACGATAGCCAATCTCGGCGCCTACATGTCGCTGTTCTCGTCCTGCGTGCCGACCTATCTCTATGCCACGCTCTTGTCGGGCCAGTACAACATCCCGGCGATCCACGCCAATGTGCGTGCTGTCTACACCAATACCGCGCCCGTCGATGCCTATCGCGGGGCAGGGCGGCCGGAGGCCACCTACGTGCTCGAGCGGATGATGGAAACCGCCGCGCGCGAGCTTGGTGTGTCGCCGGCGGAACTCAGGCGCCGGAACTTCATCACGTCCTTCCCGCATCAGACGCCGGTGATCATGGCCTATGACGCGGGCGATTATAACGCATCGCTCGATGCGGCGATGAAGGCCGCCGACTATGCCGGCTTCACCAGGCGCAAGGCGGATGCGGCCAAGCAGGGCAAGCTGCGCGGCATCGGCATGAGCTGCTACATCGAGGCCTGCGGCCTGGCGCCATCATCGGCGGTCGGCTCGCTCGGCGCCGGCGTCGGCCTCTGGGAATCGGCGGAGGTACGGGTCAATGCCGTCGGCACGATCGAGGTGCTCACCGGCTCGCACAGCCACGGCCAGGGCCATGAAACGACCTTCGCGCAACTGGTCACCCAGCGCTTCGGCGTGCCGATCGACTCGGTCTCGATCGTGCATGGCGACACCGACAAGGTGCAGATGGGCATGGGCACTTACGGCTCGCGTTCCGGCGCCGTCGGCATGTCGGCCATCGTCAAGGCGCTCGACAAGGTCGAGGCCAAGGCCAAGAAGATCGCCGCGCACCTGCTGGAAGCGGACGAGGGCGACATCGTCATCGAGAATGGCGAGGTCAAGGTCGCTGGCACCGACAAGAGCCTGCCCTGGTTCCAGGTGGCGCTTGCCTCCTACACCGCCCATAATTTGCCGGCGGGCATGGAGCCGGGCTTGAAGGAAACGGCCTTCTACGATCCGTCCAACTTCACCTTCCCGGCCGGCTGCTACATCTGCGAGGTTGAGATCGATCCGGAGACCGGGTTGACCGAAATCATCCAGTTCGTCGCGGCCGACGATTTCGGCAACATCATCAATCCGATGATCGTCGAAGGGCAGGTGCATGGCGGCATCGCGCAAGGCGTCGGCCAGGCGTTGCTGGAGGGCGCACATTACGACGGCAGCGGGCAGCTTCTGACGGCAAGCTACATGGATTACACCATGCCGCGAGCGGACGACCTGCCGTCCTTCAAGGTCTCCACCTCGAACACGCCATGCCCGGGCAATCCGCTCGGCGTCAAGGGCTGTGGCGAGGCCGGCGCCATCGGCTCTCCGCCGGCGGTCATCAACGCCATCACCGATGCGCTGGGCGTCGACGACATTCCCATGCCGGCATCGCCCGCGACGGTGTGGGCTACCATCCGCGCGACGAAGCACTGA
- a CDS encoding xanthine dehydrogenase family protein subunit M: MYSVNYHRASSVADAAKLLKNGDAKLLSGGMTLIPAMKTRLAAPSDLVDVSRLKDLQGVKLSGKTVTIGAATTHYDVSTDEKLKKVCPALAHMASLIGDPAVRYKGTIGGSIANNDPAADYPAALLALGATIITNKREIAADKFFKGLFETALKEGEIVTAVSFTAPAKAAYQKFRNPASRYAIVGVFVSKGKDGVRAAVTGAGEDGVFRLKEVEAALAKSFDAAALDGLKVPAKGLMSDLHASAEYRANLIAVMAKRAVAAANA, translated from the coding sequence ATGTATTCGGTCAATTACCATCGCGCTTCTTCCGTCGCTGACGCCGCCAAGCTGCTGAAGAACGGCGACGCCAAGCTGCTCTCCGGCGGCATGACGCTGATCCCGGCCATGAAGACGCGGCTCGCGGCGCCTTCCGACCTTGTCGATGTCTCGCGGCTGAAGGACCTGCAGGGCGTCAAGTTGTCCGGCAAGACGGTCACCATCGGGGCCGCGACGACGCATTACGACGTCTCAACCGACGAGAAGCTGAAGAAGGTGTGCCCGGCGCTTGCGCATATGGCATCGCTGATCGGCGATCCGGCGGTGCGCTACAAAGGCACGATCGGCGGCTCGATCGCCAACAACGACCCGGCGGCCGACTATCCGGCGGCTTTGCTGGCGCTGGGCGCGACGATCATCACCAACAAGCGCGAGATCGCGGCGGACAAATTCTTCAAGGGCCTGTTCGAGACGGCGCTGAAGGAAGGCGAGATCGTCACCGCGGTGAGCTTCACCGCGCCGGCCAAGGCGGCCTACCAGAAGTTCCGCAACCCGGCTTCGCGCTACGCCATCGTCGGCGTGTTCGTGAGCAAGGGCAAGGACGGGGTGAGAGCCGCCGTCACCGGCGCCGGCGAGGACGGCGTCTTCCGCTTGAAGGAGGTCGAGGCCGCCCTGGCGAAGAGCTTCGACGCCGCCGCGCTCGACGGCCTCAAAGTGCCGGCGAAAGGGCTGATGAGCGACCTTCATGCCTCCGCCGAGTACCGCGCCAATCTCATCGCGGTGATGGCCAAGCGCGCGGTGGCTGCCGCCAACGCTTGA
- a CDS encoding GNAT family N-acetyltransferase, translating into MVTQELLPIERVSPADEPAILALNNEHAAELSWLEPERLSFLLGEAFYTRRIGALGAFILCFDQDANYDSPNFFWFRERYPRFVYVDRVVVAAAARGRGHARRLYEDLFEQARCAGHTMVTCEVNADPPNPASDAFHAALGFAEVGDAVIHGGKKSVRYWAKPIAA; encoded by the coding sequence ATGGTGACCCAGGAGTTGCTGCCGATCGAACGCGTCTCGCCCGCCGACGAGCCCGCCATCCTCGCGCTCAACAACGAGCATGCGGCGGAACTGTCCTGGCTCGAGCCGGAACGGCTTTCCTTCCTGCTCGGTGAGGCTTTCTACACGCGCCGCATCGGCGCGCTCGGGGCCTTCATCCTGTGCTTCGACCAGGACGCAAATTACGACAGCCCGAACTTCTTTTGGTTTCGCGAGCGCTATCCGCGCTTCGTCTATGTCGACCGAGTGGTGGTCGCCGCGGCGGCGCGCGGCCGCGGCCACGCCCGCCGCCTTTATGAGGATCTGTTCGAGCAGGCCCGGTGCGCCGGCCACACGATGGTAACCTGCGAGGTCAATGCCGATCCGCCCAACCCGGCTTCCGATGCCTTCCACGCCGCGCTCGGTTTCGCCGAGGTCGGCGACGCGGTAATCCACGGCGGCAAGAAGTCGGTGCGCTATTGGGCAAAACCGATCGCCGCCTGA
- a CDS encoding copper homeostasis protein CutC translates to MVADTQKPLIEICVEGIDGLLAAQAAGADRVELCASLIEGGITPSLGTVRAALESATIPFHVIVRPRGGDFLYSEAEYRSMLADVEALRELGVAGVVVGCLTADGAIDETRTSALVEAAGPLNVTCHRAFDMTRDPAEALEALIRCKVGRVLTSGQRDTALEGVELLAELVRLADDRIIILGCGALAPDTIGEVRKRTGLTEMHFAALADVPSAMRYRNPNVGMGGTDLYREYRNTVTDQDKVAATIAAARA, encoded by the coding sequence CTGGTGGCGGACACGCAAAAACCCCTGATCGAAATCTGCGTCGAAGGCATTGACGGGTTGCTCGCCGCGCAGGCCGCCGGGGCCGACCGGGTCGAGCTCTGCGCCAGCCTGATCGAAGGCGGCATCACACCGAGCCTCGGCACGGTGCGCGCCGCGCTCGAAAGCGCGACCATTCCCTTCCATGTCATCGTTCGGCCGCGCGGTGGCGATTTCCTCTACAGCGAGGCCGAATACCGCTCGATGCTGGCCGATGTCGAAGCGCTTCGCGAGCTCGGCGTTGCCGGTGTCGTCGTCGGCTGCCTGACCGCCGACGGCGCCATCGACGAGACGCGCACGAGCGCGCTGGTTGAGGCCGCCGGCCCGCTCAACGTCACCTGCCACCGCGCCTTCGACATGACGCGTGATCCGGCTGAGGCGCTCGAGGCGCTCATCCGCTGCAAGGTCGGCCGCGTGCTGACCAGCGGACAGCGCGATACCGCGCTCGAAGGCGTCGAGCTTCTGGCCGAGCTCGTGCGTCTGGCGGACGATCGCATCATCATCCTCGGCTGCGGCGCGCTGGCGCCCGATACGATCGGCGAGGTGCGCAAGCGGACCGGGCTGACCGAGATGCATTTTGCAGCGCTTGCGGACGTGCCCAGCGCCATGCGCTACCGCAATCCCAATGTCGGCATGGGCGGCACCGACCTCTACCGCGAATACCGCAACACGGTGACCGACCAGGACAAGGTGGCGGCGACGATCGCGGCCGCGAGAGCCTGA
- a CDS encoding carboxymuconolactone decarboxylase family protein, which yields MEARLKNPVMLIPGALQALLALDKSTEAGDVPYVTRKLVHLRASQINACAVCVDMHARELKKAGEKDERIFAVSAWRETPYFTDAERAALALTEAATRLADRSDAVPDHVWDEAARHFDDKALAALVIQIALINAFNRLNATTRQPVGAWG from the coding sequence ATGGAAGCAAGATTGAAGAACCCGGTGATGCTCATTCCCGGCGCGCTGCAGGCGCTGCTCGCGCTCGACAAGTCGACCGAGGCCGGCGACGTGCCGTATGTCACGCGCAAGCTCGTTCATCTGCGCGCCAGCCAGATCAATGCTTGCGCCGTCTGCGTCGATATGCACGCGCGCGAGCTGAAGAAGGCAGGCGAGAAGGACGAGCGGATCTTCGCCGTGTCGGCATGGCGCGAGACGCCTTACTTCACAGACGCCGAACGCGCGGCGCTTGCGCTGACGGAAGCCGCGACGCGCCTGGCCGATCGGTCCGACGCGGTGCCCGACCACGTCTGGGACGAGGCGGCGCGTCACTTTGACGACAAGGCGCTCGCCGCTTTGGTGATCCAGATCGCGCTGATCAACGCCTTCAACCGCCTGAACGCCACCACAAGGCAACCTGTGGGCGCCTGGGGCTGA
- a CDS encoding cupin domain-containing protein → MRNITASALLLAVAFFTTSANALDSSNTPVVVTPLVSKTTTASGQPITLPQKNVEVQVSSYQIAPGATLPVHKHPFPRYAYVEQGTLKVTNVETGAANTFKSGDFIVEMVGQWHQATNIGTDPVKLLVIDQVEQGAKNTILK, encoded by the coding sequence ATGCGAAACATCACGGCATCGGCACTGCTTTTGGCGGTGGCATTCTTCACGACCAGCGCGAACGCGCTGGACAGTTCGAACACGCCCGTTGTGGTGACACCGCTGGTGTCGAAGACAACGACCGCGTCGGGCCAGCCGATCACGCTGCCGCAAAAGAACGTCGAGGTGCAGGTCTCGTCCTACCAGATCGCGCCGGGCGCAACGCTCCCGGTCCACAAGCATCCCTTCCCGCGCTACGCCTATGTCGAGCAGGGAACGCTCAAGGTCACCAATGTCGAGACCGGCGCTGCCAACACCTTCAAATCAGGTGACTTCATCGTCGAGATGGTCGGCCAATGGCACCAGGCCACCAATATCGGCACCGATCCGGTGAAGCTTCTGGTGATCGACCAGGTCGAGCAAGGCGCCAAGAACACGATCCTGAAATAG
- a CDS encoding NAD(P)H-dependent oxidoreductase, with amino-acid sequence MTKRIAIIQGHPDPGGHRLLHAMADAYAEAAKAAGHEVRRVEVGTLEFSLMRTQAEFETGALPPALVQPRDDMRWAEHWVFLFPLWHGTMPALFKGFLEHIFRPGFAMEYGKEGFPKQLLAGRSARIVVTMGMPVLLYRWYFGAYGLRGFERSMLSFAGIKPIRESLYGLTFADEKKRVRWIDDMRKHGQRGD; translated from the coding sequence ATGACCAAGCGGATCGCGATCATACAGGGTCATCCAGACCCCGGTGGGCATCGCTTGCTGCATGCGATGGCAGACGCTTATGCCGAAGCTGCGAAAGCAGCCGGGCACGAGGTTCGTCGCGTCGAAGTGGGAACGCTCGAGTTCTCGCTCATGCGTACACAAGCGGAATTCGAGACCGGGGCATTACCGCCGGCCCTCGTGCAACCGCGGGACGATATGCGCTGGGCCGAACACTGGGTTTTTCTGTTTCCACTTTGGCATGGAACCATGCCGGCACTGTTCAAAGGTTTCCTTGAACATATCTTCAGGCCCGGCTTTGCCATGGAATATGGAAAAGAAGGTTTTCCGAAACAACTGCTCGCCGGCCGTTCGGCTCGCATCGTCGTCACCATGGGCATGCCGGTCTTGCTCTATCGTTGGTACTTTGGCGCCTACGGATTGCGCGGTTTCGAGCGAAGCATGCTGAGCTTCGCGGGAATCAAACCTATTCGTGAGAGCCTGTATGGCCTCACCTTCGCCGACGAAAAGAAGCGAGTTCGCTGGATCGACGATATGCGCAAGCACGGGCAACGGGGCGACTGA